In Etheostoma cragini isolate CJK2018 chromosome 15, CSU_Ecrag_1.0, whole genome shotgun sequence, the DNA window TTGCTACTGTTCAATTCCATTAAGGGCATTTTGGTCACACTCATCACGCCCTTGAGAAGTTGACATCACCTGCTGCTcagatcattttaaaatgcatgatTCTCAAAAACCTTGCTTTCATTCCTCAATCTGGTTCACTAAAAGCAGCCAGTGAAACCGCCTCTCTTCCACAGCGGCGCCCTTTCCTGACACTGGACATACCTTATCGACAACATGCGTGGAAAATAACTGACTCAGCTGTGCTGCTATTAAAAGAGCTCAAATCCCAAAGTATTGCGCTGGCAGCTCTGCAGGCTGTCATGTCAGAGGAGCTGTGGGAATGAGCTGCTGAAGCGTGCAGCTCCTCGGGAGAGGAATCAAAAAGCCAGAGTCCAGAACACCGACAGAGGCCTAAGGAGCAGTAAGTGTTGGCTGCTTATTTACTTCTAGCAATATCGAGAACAGTTTCACATGGTCGCTCTTTTTATTCTCTCAGTGACTTGTGCAAAGTGCCAAGACACTTTGTCAACTAACTGGAGGTCAACACACTCtgtttttatcctttattttagtCAACACAGAATGAGAAgtgttccatttcttttttcctgttcaGTTCTGATTGTGTTAATTCATCTTTGCACTCTGCTGTGGACTAATGTGACTAGTGCTCTGTGGACATGTACCTTTGTGAGAGAGACAGTCTCTATTTCTAGGGCGGTTTATATTTGGACAGACAGCTGGTGCATGGCATGGTAAACCTAAACCAAAAGGTTATCTTCAAATTCTCGGTTAGGCAAATCTGAAACGTGTGAGTGTCTGTCTTTATCACGCAATGACAACAAACTGGCCTTGTGGAGCGGTTTCTACCAGATTGCATCTAATGTAAAGGAAAGATTGTCACTTCAAGCTGATCACGTAACGCAAACACTACGAGGTCATGGACAATGGCCGAGACAACGCACAGACATGTATAGGCCTCACATTTAAGCAGTaatcattttgttattttgtgtctctttgtggtctttttgcatgtctttcttagactttgttttttactttgggTCTCTCTGTGgtccttttgttgtctttgtggGACTTTGTTTGTCTCTATGTGTCTCTTTGcagttgatttgtgttttttttaagtctcttTCTGACtattgtgtgtttctttgtcgTTTCACTTCAACGTTGTTTTGCATCTCTATGtggtctctgtcttgtctttgtagCCAGTTGTTGTCTAAGTTGAcactttgtgtgtctttatgctcattttgcatctctttgtggttgATTTCCCCACAATAAATGTAAGCAGGCGGTTCAAACAGAGGCCCTGGCATCGGGGCTCCTGATCTCTGGGCCCCCGGGTCTGGACCCTCCAGGCCCTGTTCAGTAATCCATCCATGTTTAAGATAttatcacattcacacattcaggAAATTGAAACATGCTTTTCATGCTTTCAATGATTTGAGAATGTGATTTACCTCATGAAGAACTGACGATCTGCATGTTGTTGATGCatgaaaatatctaaatatccAAGTATGTGCATGTAGTACACACAAATGTCACATATATACATTAATGATGCTGTATTTATCACTTACTCTTTGTTTTCgtgatacatacagtatgtataatatataagaACATGGTTAAAAAGATgtgttctctgtttttatttcagagttGTAAGAATAGTTAGACTATAAACTGGTTGTAGCAGGTGAGATGGATTCCAATGTTACGGAGACGGAGAGCTTTTGGGTATGAGACGGAGAGCTTTTGGGTATGAAACGctcctttttttcatgtgaatCACGTTCATTAGATCCTAAATGGTCTCTGACATCCCATCCCATCGGCATCATCAGAAAAATACTTTACCAtctaaaatgtataatttacaaCAACATAAATCATGTTAGCTAACTCTTatacgcttatttgctttcttcctGAGATACAGACGAGAGGATCGATACCACTTTCATGTCTGTGTGGTAAATATGACTCAGCAGCCAGTTAGcgtagcttagcacaaagacaggaaacGGGGGTAAAAGGCTAGCTAGGATGTGTCTGAAGGTAACACTATCTGTCTAAACCTTCAACTCTAAAGCTCAATATTTAACATTGttatatctcatttgtttaGTCTGTACGAACTCCGAAGTGTAAAACCTTCATTACGTCGttttatggggggggggttatgtgcaggctagctgttccccgtttccagtctttctgccaaactaagctaagctaacacaCCGCTTGctgaaatctttttatttaactttgcGCCAGAAAGCGAATAAGCGttctttccaaaatgttgaccTATTAATCATTTTATGACTAATTACAAAGATACGTATATGATTCTgcatatcattttttattttattttttcaatttcccAGGCTATCCTCCAGGAGATGGACTCAGTATGGATCACCACTGTTCTCCTGGTGCCATGTGTAGTCGTGCTGACAGCTGGATTTTTCTACCTCTACAGCGTGATTATGGGTCTGTTGTCCAAAACATCTGTACGCAATAAAGTTGTGGTTATAACCGACGCTTTGTCTGGGCTTGGAAAAGGTAATACTTTACTTTAACAAATGAGAACCTGCAATCCAAAGCAGCTTCCTGGTAGACTCTGGCCATCCATTGGATTTTACAGTCAACCTTTATCTATTAATTGTTTGAAATCCATGCAGAATGTGCAGGTGTGTTTCACAGAGGAGGAGCGAGGCTGATCCTCTGTGGGAAGAGTTGGGAGAAACTTGAAGAATTGGCCGATGATTTGGCAAATGCCTCAGACCCCACCGTGGTAAGTACAAATGCACcacaacaggaaacactgttGTACACTAAAATACCCCATCACTAGTAGAAGTACTTCATTTAGAATCCTACTAGCAGAAGTACAGAAGAAGTGGTATTTtcagcaaaatgtatttaaagtaccAAAAGGAAAAGTAATCTTTCTGCAGAAAAATGCCTTCAGTgactaatatattatatataacattattagataatgaatacttttaatattaataCTAAGGTATACTATACATCTTTTTATATCTGTCCTTTTAATTGTGTggtatgtttttaaatggacCTTgagccatcatcatcatcttcatcctcctcctcatcatcatcagtgtTTAGAGCAGCAGGTTACTGTTGCAGCTGCTCGACTTTATAAACGGTTAGCTGGTTTAGTCCACTGGTTCCCAACCTAGGGGTCGAGCCCCTCCAAAGGAGCACAAGACAAATCTGAGGGTTCGTGAGATGAGTAgatggagaagaaagaagaaagttcTCATCCACAAattagtagtttttttattttatttttatttttttacttttctcttatCTTAGTTTTGTATGTGAAATATTAGGTTTCTAAAGAATTAGATTTTAACTCATTGGGACTCTAAccgttttgaaatgaaaaccatCCGAGCGGTTTAGAGGGGGAACTTTTAACATTCATAAACATCTGAAATGTATAGTCTTGCtatgccagaccctcctccaaagggtctggctactccacatagcattcggggatgggaggaaaacgtgctctggtttaatggcatttctttcaaccaatcagaatcgtaaTGGATAGTGGTGAGCTCGGCACGGAGCTGCTGCTAAatagtcgtgcaagagaaaactcaaattggacagatagtttagcCAGCTCTCTCAATTGACCCTGCAGAAATCGGAggagttaaccatagtcctcataaatacaccaaattccaacacaaagaaagccgaAGGTAACGGAAAATCCatgcatccggtggaatttcttgtagcaccggagcaatcctggaagtggaatgcGAAGCATATAGACAAGAAACCACAACTAGACACTGATTTCTTTATAAAAGGCCACAAGCCAACAATATTGGAAAACACTCTCAggcttctgttttattttataagatgatcatgttttttgtttttgaattgagaGATACATTTAGTGGATTAGTACTAGAACTATGAAGTGGCATAAAACAGATTAAGTAAATACTTTAAAACTTCAATGTACCTCTTTATCATGTCTTGTTCTCCTTCTCAGACGTTCCCCTGTAAACTGGTGCTGCTGGACTTCGGAGATATGGACAGCATGCCTGAGGTGATCTCAGAGATCCAGGAGTGTTACGGCTGCATGGATGTTCTCATCCTCAACAGCAGCCTGAAAGTCAAGGCACCCGCACAGAGCGTGTCTCTGGAGATGGACAAGTTACTGATGGACAACAACTACTTTGGACCGGCCACGCTGGCCAAAGGTAAACGATGGAAACACATTTCAGATTGTAAAAGTATGACAGTGTCGTGGTTCTGCAGTGTGTTGAGACATTTCTGTTTCAGGTTTGCTGCCCTCCATGATCTCGAGGAGAACCGGTCACCTGCTCCTCGTCAACAGCATCCAGGGGAAAATAGCTGTGCCTTTTCGCACCTCATGTGAGTTCATGAAGTTCATTGAGGGAAATACTCAGCTCTTATTTGAGGTGCTAGTGGACAAAATGCATGCAAGACTGTCATTCTCGAAAAACGCTCCCAGAAGTCGGTTGGACAAGCAGCAACTGGCCACTTCCTATAGTGGCCTCCTGTAATTATGGCGGAAGGacagcaggaagtaaggtgatgAAGTGAAAGagccaagggggtaagccagcCTCGACAAGGCGTACTTCCTATGAAGCCGTTTTGATGCCATCAAGCCATCATCCGCCCTTAGCATGCCATTGacattgtcattcatttttgCGCCACTTTGACAGAGAACAACTTTACCTCTGAAGCGTTTAAATACTCTGTTTaaatttgtccattgtttatttctaaagaaagatgacaatgtataaaaggcccCATCACATTGTATCTCATggtatggctccgtagcagacgttttggtaaaaataggctaacgattgtgtcataaccacgcgacttacaGTCGCACAGTTGAGGAATTACCGTCTAGCACAAGGTAAGCTCACAGACAGTTTCAaattacattagctgtttaggtttaattactaatgttaactagcatgttagttagcaatagTTTACCTGTGgctaacatatacctacctctccatctctgtaagccagaagacttacaactttcagacaagttgctcacgtcacatctacatcgTCAAGCttagttggaggctgcacagtaacactctatcaccggaaaagtgcttctaacaTGGCCGTGCAAACTAGGTGTGCagagggtgctgcagcacccccttAGTGAAATGTAGAAACTACaaccataattaaaaatgacttatatttactttaaagaATTGATTACTGATATTAGCCTACTCCCTTTCATTACAATTACATGTAATttgattttacaatttggtCGGGAAtagataaacacataatttgatcAGGATGAATCTGCCAATTTTGCCAAGAGCGAGGAACGCTGCGCACCTCTGACACTGACTCATGAGTGAAGATAGTTGTGGAAACTGTCCCGGCGAGTCAACAGTAATGAAGTTAGCTTGCCTgtaacattgtaaaacaaaagcacattttggatttcttcatAAATCAGTCACAGGATCAAAAAACTTAATGGACCTGAGTCAGAAAACCCAGCAACTGTAActgaaagaagtagcagcagcacctctccacctgtCCCTCCCATAGCGaccctgctagcaacagacaacAAGGCAGCTAACTTTGgatttgatttcatttaattcagtgatgtgttttatacCCTTGTGTTTTGTGGTGAGCATGTAGCAGGCCTATTCTGTACCAGTTGTAACTATATCCTGTGTTTTGTCCTGTCTTGGGTTATTGATTTCATCCTCGTTTTAGTTTTTCTGCCTGTGGAGTGTTGTGACGGAAgcagtgtggtgtgtggtggttgactttggcGGAAAATGTCACATTCAAAAATTTGTCAGCACCTCCAACTCAAAATATGTTCCTGCAGCCATGGCTTCCAATAGCCTCCACTGGTCTCTGTTGAAAGCAGCGGTgtcacattgtccatttcttaCACTGCCTATAATAAGAGCACCAATTTCCACGTAAGGAGGCCTGCGTTCGTGTCAAgtttgaaagtaaaagtaaatggCAAGTTTTCTTGTAACGTTAATGAACAAAACTGCGTGGCACCTTCTGTGGCACGTTTATGTGCATTAGTATAGACGCTTTGGTATAATTGGACCGAAAGAAAATtcaattaaacacacatgttgtACAGTAAAGATTAGAacaatttatttcatatttataaaaattaaatgtgcATAATGTTAATGTGCATGATAGGCAAAGACTAAACAAAACTAACCCGGTCAAACTGTCCAGCCAGAGCTTATAGATGATGTAATGTGTCAGCAGTGTTTCTACTGATACTTCACCATGTGTTAAAAGTAACGGTGGGGTGTGCATGGTTGTGGTATAAAGatgttgtgttttactttgCATATCTTTCCAGACGCAGCATCTAAACATGCAGTTCAGGCCTTCTTCGACTGCCTGAGAGCTGAAGTAGAAGAGTACGGCATCTCCGTCAGCACCATCAACTACACCTTCATTAGTCCCTCTGCATTGTCTGAAAACACGGCGCCAGCCTCCAAATCGATCTGGTCATGTGAGTAAAATCAGAGGAAACCAGGAAAAAGTACAACCATTATACttacagattaaaaaacatatttgattcCCATTCAGTGGATATTTAAATCTGCATAATAATGCCACGACACGCTGTGTTACATTGTCTCTCTGCTCTTTGCAGGGGTGTACTCTCAGAAACCTCTCGGCGTTTCTCTAGACGAGGCAGCGACCGAGATCATAAAGACTTTAAGCAACAAGAGGAAAGAGGTGGTAATTGCTCCCTCGCTCCCAAAGGTGGCCATCTACGCTAGGTCCTTCTTCCCTAATGTGTTCTTCGCTGTGATGGCTGCAGGAGTGAAGAACGCCACTGCCTCTGAGAACATGTAGTGCTGCTGGCGTGCACTATAATAATCACCTGTAATAACTGAGGAAATTAAAGAATGGTTTTATCGTCCTTTCATCCAGGCATACTACTAATGACAATctatttgtttttcctgttttctcatGAAATCTTTTGAGCTACAATTAAGATTGTATTTCAACCGAGTGTGGGTCTTAAATGtactgaattattattattagtattatgtAAAGTTAAATATTGATTTTGCATAGTTGTCTGCATATTTTACAAGttaacatgcataaaatgaTCAGGGTGCTGAATTAACTGAAAATAGTAAATTataaagagacaaaagacaatGCTGAATCTGCTTATGTATTTGTGGATTTagaatacaaataaaca includes these proteins:
- the LOC117958766 gene encoding dehydrogenase/reductase SDR family member 7C-B-like isoform X2; protein product: MDSVWITTVLLVPCVVVLTAGFFYLYSVIMGLLSKTSVRNKVVVITDALSGLGKECAGVFHRGGARLILCGKSWEKLEELADDLANASDPTVTFPCKLVLLDFGDMDSMPEVISEIQECYGCMDVLILNSSLKVKAPAQSVSLEMDKLLMDNNYFGPATLAKGLLPSMISRRTGHLLLVNSIQGKIAVPFRTSYAASKHAVQAFFDCLRAEVEEYGISVSTINYTFISPSALSENTAPASKSIWSWVYSQKPLGVSLDEAATEIIKTLSNKRKEVVIAPSLPKVAIYARSFFPNVFFAVMAAGVKNATASENM
- the LOC117958766 gene encoding dehydrogenase/reductase SDR family member 7C-B-like isoform X1, with protein sequence MDSNVTETESFWAILQEMDSVWITTVLLVPCVVVLTAGFFYLYSVIMGLLSKTSVRNKVVVITDALSGLGKECAGVFHRGGARLILCGKSWEKLEELADDLANASDPTVTFPCKLVLLDFGDMDSMPEVISEIQECYGCMDVLILNSSLKVKAPAQSVSLEMDKLLMDNNYFGPATLAKGLLPSMISRRTGHLLLVNSIQGKIAVPFRTSYAASKHAVQAFFDCLRAEVEEYGISVSTINYTFISPSALSENTAPASKSIWSWVYSQKPLGVSLDEAATEIIKTLSNKRKEVVIAPSLPKVAIYARSFFPNVFFAVMAAGVKNATASENM